In a genomic window of Methanofastidiosum sp.:
- a CDS encoding SDR family oxidoreductase: protein MELSEKIILLTGASGGIGKPIFEHLNGNVKVLIGSGRKNLQDFTRIKEDEKFNYMPMDLNSEDNLKFLFSYIIEEYGRLDTVINTIGGSLYSHPIEDFPIEEYDKVIDTNLKTSFMLTKESIKYMKRNVDQGGNILHFVSSSSKDISHNKAPYGIAKAGLEALIKYSAHEAAKYNIKVNGISPTYVFTERHEKEIEIQSRRTDTSIEKIEERMIEGQLLKRKLYPKDLFPLVDLLINTEVITGKIYECTLGKT from the coding sequence ATGGAACTCTCCGAAAAGATTATTTTGTTAACAGGTGCAAGTGGGGGAATTGGTAAGCCCATCTTTGAACACTTGAATGGAAATGTTAAGGTTCTAATAGGAAGTGGAAGGAAAAATCTTCAAGATTTCACAAGAATAAAAGAAGATGAAAAGTTCAACTACATGCCCATGGATCTAAACTCAGAGGACAATCTCAAATTCCTTTTTAGTTACATCATTGAGGAATATGGAAGGCTTGATACAGTTATCAATACTATTGGTGGAAGTCTATATTCTCATCCAATTGAAGATTTCCCGATTGAAGAATATGATAAAGTTATTGATACAAATTTAAAAACTTCATTCATGTTAACAAAAGAATCAATAAAGTACATGAAAAGAAATGTTGATCAAGGGGGCAATATCTTGCACTTTGTTTCCTCTTCCTCAAAAGATATCTCACATAACAAAGCCCCTTACGGCATAGCAAAGGCTGGACTTGAAGCTCTAATCAAGTACTCGGCACATGAGGCTGCAAAATATAACATAAAAGTCAACGGGATATCTCCAACTTATGTTTTCACAGAAAGACATGAGAAAGAGATAGAGATACAGTCAAGAAGAACTGACACGTCTATAGAAAAAATAGAAGAAAGGATGATAGAAGGCCAACTTCTAAAAAGAAAACTTTATCCAAAAGATCTATTTCCACTAGTTGACCTATTAATTAACACAGAAGTAATAACTGGAAAGATATACGAATGCACTCTTGGAAAAACATAG